The proteins below come from a single Aegilops tauschii subsp. strangulata cultivar AL8/78 chromosome 6, Aet v6.0, whole genome shotgun sequence genomic window:
- the LOC120966500 gene encoding uncharacterized protein, which yields MDPPPAQSMSATDDLHDKSLDGCCSCCYDCCSSILDFLCCA from the exons ATGGATCCCCCGCCCGCTCAGTCCATGTCTGCGACCGACGACCTGCACGACAAGAGCCTCGACGGATG CTGTTCTTGCTGCTACGACTGCTGCTCCAGCATCCTGGACTTCCTGTGCTGCGCTTGA
- the LOC141026065 gene encoding uncharacterized protein, with amino-acid sequence MRVIAYGVPADYADEYLRIGEDSTIESVRRFAKVIVRVFGPEYLRAPNEDDTKKLMAANERRGWPRMLGSIDCMHWNWKNCPKAWQGMYYGKSRDATIVLEAVASEDLWIWHCFFGMPGTLNDINVLQPSHLFARLASGDAPACNYTINGHEYTKGYYLADGIYPPWCTFVKSIKEPKTKKQCEFARVQEAARKDIERAFGVLQSRFAIVRGPARFWDKKTLRNIMTCCVILHNMILKDERGMDLEFFYDNVGSRVKPARDPNRIRAFLQTYKEIENADTHFQLQEDLIEHHWQRAGQCLIFVFICICIHDKFCIALFKFAMVIRITICNADDYCFMFDLNNSVCFRLLNYVGFEICGLIICGDAVAAKSRTRIADP; translated from the coding sequence ATGCGGGTGATTGCATATGGCGTTCCggctgactatgccgatgagtatCTTCGCATTGGTGAAGATAGCACAATTGAGTCTGTGCGTAGATTTGCGAAAGTGATCGTCCGTGTCTTTGGTCCCGAGTATCTTCGGGCACCAAATGAAGATGACACAAAGAAATTGATGGCAGCTAATGAGAGGAGAGGTTGGCCTAGGATGCTAGGTAGCATTGATTGTATGCATTGGAACTGGAAAAATTGCCCCAAGGCTTGGCAAGGAATGTATTATGGCAAGTCTCGTGATGCAACAATTGTGCTAGAGGCCGTAGCATCCGAGGATTTATGGATTTGGCATTGCTTTTTTGGTATGCCTGGCACACTCAATGATATCAATGTGTTGCAACCCTCTCatttgtttgctaggcttgctagtggtgatgctcctgcttgcaactacactatcaatgggcatgaatacacaaaggggtactatcttgcagatggtatatatcctccttggtgcacatttgtcaagagcatcaaagaacccaaaacaaaaaaacaatgTGAATTTGCAAGGGTGCAAGAGGCAGCCCGAAAAGACATTGAAAGAGCATTCGGTGTTTTGCAATCTAGGTTTGCCATTGTCCGAGGTCCTGCTCGTTTTTGGGATAAGAAAACCCTGAGGAACATCATGACTTGCTGTGTTATCCTGCACAATATGATTCTTAAAGATGAGAGAGGAATGGACTTAGAATTCTTTTACGATAATGTGGGTAGCCGTGTCAAACCAGCTAGAGACCCAAACCGCATTAGAGCTTTTCTTCAGACAtacaaggagattgaaaatgcaGACACACACTTTCAACTTCAGGAAGATCTCATTGAGCACCATTGGCAAAGGGCTGGACAGTGTCTAATTTTTGTATTCATTTGTATTTGTATTCATGACAAGTTTTGTATTGCATTATTTAAGTTTGCTATGGTGATTCGAATAACTATTTGTAATGCGGATGATTATTGTTTTATGTTTGATTTGAATAATTCAGTTTGTTTTCGATTATTGAATTATGTTGGATTTGAGATTTGCGGGCTGATAATTTGCGGGGATGCAGTGGCTGCAAAGAGCAGAACCCGCATagccgacccgtaa